From a region of the Pukyongiella litopenaei genome:
- the fabA gene encoding bifunctional 3-hydroxydecanoyl-ACP dehydratase/trans-2-decenoyl-ACP isomerase translates to MPQYPTRFDKDDLLKCARGELFGPGNAQLPEPPMLMMDRITDVSADGGDHGKGHIVAELDIKPDLWFFPCHFPGNEVMPGCLMLDGLWQLTGFNLGWRGWQGQGFALGAGEVKLSGMVRGDRKLVTYHVNFTRVIDRRLKMGVANGRVEADGETVCEVKDMKVGLAAAAGA, encoded by the coding sequence ATGCCCCAGTACCCGACCCGTTTCGACAAGGACGACCTGTTGAAATGTGCCCGCGGCGAACTGTTCGGCCCCGGCAACGCGCAGCTGCCCGAACCGCCGATGCTGATGATGGACCGGATCACCGATGTCAGCGCCGATGGCGGCGACCACGGCAAGGGCCATATCGTGGCCGAACTCGACATCAAACCCGACCTCTGGTTCTTTCCCTGCCATTTCCCCGGCAACGAGGTGATGCCCGGCTGCCTGATGCTGGACGGGCTGTGGCAGCTCACCGGGTTCAACCTGGGCTGGCGCGGCTGGCAGGGCCAGGGGTTCGCGCTGGGCGCGGGCGAGGTCAAGCTGTCCGGCATGGTCCGCGGAGACCGCAAACTGGTCACATACCATGTGAATTTCACCCGCGTGATCGACCGCCGCCTGAAAATGGGCGTTGCCAACGGTCGCGTGGAAGCCGATGGTGAGACCGTCTGCGAAGTCAAGGACATGAAAGTGGGGCTGGCCGCCGCGGCCGGCGCCTGA
- the irrA gene encoding iron response transcriptional regulator IrrA, whose product MTSESTRIASEWLIGAGLRPTRQRVTLAELLVGDGQHRHVTAESLFEAASAGSAPVSLATVYNTLRAFCDARLLQEVTVDGQRSYFDTNTSDHPHFYWEDEGRLTDAPADQIRIARLPDAPEGAEIASVDVVIRLRRKR is encoded by the coding sequence ATGACGAGTGAATCGACCCGGATCGCCAGCGAATGGCTCATCGGCGCAGGATTGCGCCCCACCCGGCAGCGCGTCACGCTGGCCGAGTTGCTGGTGGGCGACGGCCAGCACCGGCATGTCACCGCAGAAAGCCTGTTCGAGGCCGCGAGCGCCGGCAGCGCGCCGGTGTCGCTGGCCACGGTCTACAACACCTTGCGGGCCTTCTGCGATGCGAGGCTGCTGCAGGAGGTGACGGTGGACGGCCAGCGCAGCTATTTCGATACCAACACCAGCGATCACCCGCATTTCTACTGGGAAGACGAAGGCCGCCTGACCGATGCGCCCGCCGACCAGATCAGGATCGCCCGGCTGCCCGATGCGCCCGAAGGGGCCGAGATCGCCTCGGTCGACGTGGTGATCCGCCTGCGCCGCAAGCGCTGA